The following are encoded together in the Bacteriovorax sp. Seq25_V genome:
- a CDS encoding RluA family pseudouridine synthase, with product MAILRKSFTTEKYQATYYVEESHEGMRLDQFLQIYLETWSRQEIKKRIKAGDVVIHNREGKHRPSTILHYQEELTFTVPNTTQEDEYWNGELLEKDEHPEVLYEDKNLIVIAKPAYMAAHPTGSHLFYCATVYFGEKYNQTIHSIHRLDRETSGVMLLGKNPETSNTLGEEFFHDKVKKCYFFISKENETYDGREYFESKERLGAGDTGLKRVYIDHYPEDSHEGKQAHTKFKVIYRENGYALGLAFPQSGRQHQIRVHAMVRGLPLVGDKLYLGSFKMFQRFKDNYATPEDHELMEFHRHALHAVALKINYQGGQSIFRSGLPRDFIPFLKEKLSISISEIEEKMQAGILEYFNSI from the coding sequence ATGGCCATACTAAGGAAATCATTCACCACTGAAAAATATCAAGCGACTTACTACGTTGAAGAAAGTCACGAGGGAATGCGCCTTGACCAGTTTCTACAAATTTACTTGGAGACCTGGTCGCGTCAAGAAATCAAAAAACGCATCAAGGCCGGCGATGTTGTTATTCATAATCGCGAGGGGAAGCATCGCCCATCGACTATTTTACATTATCAAGAAGAACTAACTTTTACAGTTCCAAATACTACTCAAGAAGATGAGTACTGGAATGGGGAGTTACTTGAAAAAGATGAGCACCCTGAAGTTCTTTATGAAGACAAGAATTTAATCGTCATTGCAAAGCCTGCTTACATGGCCGCCCACCCGACAGGATCACATCTTTTTTACTGTGCGACTGTTTATTTTGGTGAAAAGTATAATCAGACAATCCACAGCATTCACAGGCTTGATCGTGAAACATCAGGCGTGATGCTACTTGGAAAGAATCCTGAAACATCAAATACCCTTGGTGAAGAGTTCTTTCATGATAAGGTGAAGAAGTGTTATTTCTTTATTTCAAAAGAAAATGAAACCTATGATGGCCGTGAGTATTTTGAATCAAAAGAGAGGCTTGGGGCAGGAGATACGGGGCTTAAGAGAGTCTATATCGATCATTATCCTGAAGACTCCCATGAAGGAAAGCAGGCCCATACAAAATTTAAAGTTATATACCGTGAAAATGGTTATGCTCTAGGTCTGGCCTTTCCACAAAGTGGTCGTCAGCACCAGATCCGCGTTCATGCGATGGTAAGGGGACTTCCACTGGTTGGTGATAAGCTCTATCTTGGAAGTTTCAAGATGTTTCAACGCTTTAAAGATAATTATGCAACACCTGAAGATCATGAGTTGATGGAGTTTCATCGCCACGCTCTTCATGCTGTTGCTCTTAAAATTAATTATCAAGGTGGACAGAGTATTTTCCGTTCTGGTCTACCAAGAGATTTTATTCCTTTCTTAAAAGAGAAGCTTTCAATCTCAATCAGCGAGATTGAGGAAAAAATGCAGGCCGGAATTTTAGAATATTTTAACTCCATTTAA
- a CDS encoding beta-ketoacyl synthase, producing the protein MNLSRVVITGVGLTAPNGNNLQEYRKALLEQKSGITEKEVRFMGKIPVGECNFDEEKHQKKKMRRRGTRVGAISVYCSKEALDDAGINLAQTDVSRVGIYLGITEHGPVETEEELFQFYKNNEENTKLWTHHHNPRTVANNPAGEVSLNLGITGPHYTIGAACAAGNMGIIQAVQMLQLGEVDLALAGGVSESSNSFGNHVSFMAQGALADNPTDQSMASKPLDKDRNGIVISEGGAVYTLERLEDAIARGAKIYGEIVGYHSNSDATDFVLPNPTRQLECMKAAIAKAKIEKNEIDIVNLHATGTQMGDIQEMKGIIEMFADSPNTKVNCTKGLIGHSMGAAGALELAGNLPSFSDNLIHPCHKIENLDPECAFDGLVLDKPITREVNYILNSSFGMLGINSVLIVKKYHN; encoded by the coding sequence ATGAATTTATCAAGAGTTGTAATTACAGGTGTAGGATTAACTGCGCCAAATGGTAATAACCTACAAGAGTATAGAAAAGCTCTACTTGAGCAAAAATCAGGAATCACGGAGAAAGAAGTCCGCTTCATGGGTAAAATTCCTGTTGGCGAATGTAACTTCGATGAAGAAAAACATCAGAAGAAAAAAATGAGAAGACGTGGAACGAGAGTTGGTGCGATTTCTGTATATTGTTCTAAAGAAGCTTTAGACGACGCGGGAATTAATTTAGCGCAAACAGATGTTTCAAGAGTTGGAATCTATCTTGGTATCACTGAGCATGGGCCAGTTGAAACAGAAGAAGAACTTTTCCAATTCTATAAAAATAACGAAGAAAATACAAAACTTTGGACACATCATCATAATCCAAGAACAGTTGCAAATAACCCGGCAGGAGAAGTTTCTCTAAACCTTGGAATCACTGGTCCTCACTACACAATTGGTGCGGCATGTGCGGCAGGAAATATGGGAATTATTCAGGCCGTTCAGATGCTTCAACTTGGAGAAGTAGATCTTGCACTGGCCGGCGGTGTTTCAGAATCATCAAATAGTTTTGGAAACCATGTTTCATTCATGGCCCAAGGAGCACTAGCAGATAATCCAACAGATCAGTCAATGGCATCGAAGCCGCTTGATAAAGATAGAAATGGAATTGTTATCTCTGAAGGTGGGGCTGTTTATACACTAGAAAGACTTGAAGATGCTATCGCTCGTGGGGCAAAAATCTACGGAGAGATTGTTGGTTACCATAGTAATAGTGATGCAACGGATTTTGTACTTCCTAATCCAACAAGACAACTTGAATGTATGAAAGCAGCTATTGCAAAAGCAAAAATTGAAAAGAATGAAATTGATATCGTTAACCTTCATGCAACAGGAACTCAAATGGGAGATATCCAAGAAATGAAGGGAATTATAGAAATGTTCGCAGATAGTCCAAATACAAAAGTAAACTGTACAAAAGGACTTATTGGACACTCAATGGGAGCTGCCGGAGCTCTTGAACTTGCAGGAAATCTTCCAAGCTTTAGCGACAACCTTATCCACCCATGCCACAAGATAGAGAATCTTGATCCAGAGTGTGCATTTGATGGACTAGTTCTCGATAAACCAATTACAAGAGAAGTAAATTATATTCTTAATAGTTCATTTGGAATGTTAGGAATAAATTCAGTACTAATCGTAAAAAAATATCATAACTAA
- a CDS encoding acyl carrier protein — MTAEEVRKIVLDIIADIAVDDDVNDIVDETPLREQLDLDSMDFLDIVMELKKRHQVEVPQEDYGQLASMSSCVAYLTPKFQ, encoded by the coding sequence ATGACAGCTGAAGAAGTAAGAAAAATCGTATTAGACATTATCGCAGACATCGCAGTTGACGACGACGTAAATGATATTGTTGATGAAACACCACTTAGAGAACAACTTGATCTTGATTCAATGGACTTCCTTGATATCGTAATGGAACTTAAGAAAAGACACCAAGTAGAAGTTCCACAAGAAGATTACGGACAACTAGCATCAATGAGCAGTTGTGTTGCTTACTTAACACCAAAATTCCAATAA
- a CDS encoding GMC family oxidoreductase N-terminal domain-containing protein — MATRRTFLLTTTAFLTSCAQNLKRRPSSIVDYFFPSSQNNSLSIKGIKNLKDEYDLLIIGSGYGASVVAQRMSEEYPNASICVLERGKEFNPGDFPKKITDMATAVRSSVNPNGLIDQTLGKDDEGDLDIISANGLGGTSLINAAIAIRPTRAVLLQDEWPKEIREDVEKHSIHALGGLEDYYRRAERKLESRANQADIEQTTKSSIFGKAVKKLKVNVGFLTLNIKYTDKSQYSVDRGDCTMCGDCCSGCNVGAKNILPYNYLYQAQANGCEIFTNAEVENISKTSFGYEVKVVDPTTMKLMNKVVRAKNVVLGAGSRGSTSILLKSQKNGLKLSKVLGTRLSLNADVMGFCYNGNAITNSVGTGVSKRKFFAQGKVGPGISTYGNYRELNKDKNLEKQFLLLEGSIPSPIAGFVATALARYSIHNKDKISFSKAQWDRVEKDKGLSVDSSKLEVDGALNYSTLFLACGHDASAGRYVLDKNDKIKVIYKDVIKEEFYSVITDRMKAVSNELGGLYLDNPRTSIFKDKMMATHPLGGCPMGDSHRTGVVNHKGQVFSDDGNLYEGFYVVDASIIPRSLGATPLLTITALAERISDKMIQDNIL, encoded by the coding sequence ATGGCAACAAGAAGAACTTTTTTACTAACAACTACAGCTTTTCTCACTTCTTGTGCTCAAAATTTGAAAAGAAGGCCATCTTCCATAGTTGACTACTTCTTCCCAAGCTCACAAAACAATTCTCTCTCAATTAAGGGTATTAAGAATCTTAAGGATGAATATGATCTTTTAATCATCGGATCTGGCTATGGTGCAAGCGTAGTGGCACAAAGAATGTCTGAAGAATATCCTAATGCAAGTATTTGCGTTCTTGAACGAGGTAAGGAATTTAATCCAGGAGATTTTCCCAAAAAAATTACTGATATGGCCACAGCTGTTCGAAGTAGTGTTAACCCTAATGGCCTTATTGATCAAACGCTAGGAAAAGATGATGAAGGTGATCTTGATATCATTTCGGCAAATGGTCTTGGTGGAACATCTTTGATAAATGCTGCAATTGCCATTAGACCAACACGTGCAGTACTACTTCAAGATGAGTGGCCTAAAGAAATACGGGAGGATGTTGAAAAGCATTCTATTCACGCTCTTGGTGGGCTCGAAGATTATTATAGAAGAGCGGAGCGGAAACTTGAGTCAAGAGCGAATCAAGCTGATATTGAGCAAACAACCAAGTCGAGTATATTTGGGAAAGCAGTAAAGAAGCTTAAGGTAAATGTTGGTTTTTTAACTCTTAATATTAAATATACTGATAAGTCTCAATATAGCGTAGACCGCGGCGATTGTACTATGTGTGGAGACTGTTGTTCTGGCTGCAATGTTGGTGCTAAGAATATTCTTCCTTATAACTACTTATATCAGGCTCAGGCAAATGGATGTGAAATTTTCACAAATGCTGAAGTCGAAAATATTTCAAAAACATCTTTTGGATATGAAGTTAAAGTTGTAGATCCAACGACAATGAAATTGATGAATAAAGTCGTACGAGCAAAGAATGTTGTTTTAGGTGCAGGTTCTCGTGGGAGTACTTCTATTTTACTAAAGTCCCAAAAAAACGGATTGAAGCTTTCAAAAGTTCTTGGAACAAGGCTATCATTAAATGCTGACGTTATGGGTTTCTGCTATAATGGAAATGCGATAACTAATTCTGTGGGAACAGGGGTTTCAAAGCGGAAGTTCTTTGCTCAGGGAAAAGTTGGTCCAGGTATTTCAACTTATGGAAATTATCGAGAATTAAATAAAGATAAAAATCTAGAGAAGCAGTTTCTTTTATTAGAGGGATCTATTCCTTCTCCTATCGCCGGTTTCGTTGCTACTGCACTTGCTCGTTATTCTATTCATAATAAAGATAAAATATCTTTTTCAAAGGCACAGTGGGATAGAGTTGAAAAAGACAAGGGACTTTCTGTCGACTCGAGCAAACTTGAGGTTGATGGTGCTCTTAATTACTCAACGCTTTTTCTTGCTTGTGGGCACGATGCTTCTGCTGGTAGATATGTGTTAGATAAAAATGATAAGATCAAAGTAATTTATAAGGATGTCATAAAAGAGGAATTCTACTCTGTCATTACTGATAGAATGAAAGCTGTTTCAAATGAGCTTGGTGGTCTTTACTTAGATAATCCAAGAACTTCAATATTTAAAGATAAAATGATGGCGACCCATCCTCTTGGTGGTTGCCCTATGGGAGATAGTCACCGTACAGGAGTTGTTAATCATAAGGGGCAAGTCTTTTCTGATGATGGAAATTTATATGAAGGTTTCTATGTTGTTGATGCATCAATAATTCCACGCTCTCTTGGTGCAACACCTCTTTTGACTATTACAGCTTTAGCCGAGAGGATTTCTGATAAAATGATTCAAGATAATATTTTATAA
- a CDS encoding SDR family oxidoreductase, with translation MSENEEKKIETHEDYLDELKHRFTDEELDNCLEILGMFVEHSEQLVHLSEEKRVKLLTLSGRLSRPDRKEIAKRQKDVKRIRKKKKTLADREARATTGIRTAREDAIFVAPKMIGMDQASLNAAQPELSSPRNCYVCKVEFTKLHHFYDTMCIDCGDLNYFKRHQRTDLTGQVALITGSRLKIGYHATLMMLRSGATVIATTRFPVDSAIRYSKEEDFKEWGHRLHIHGLDLRHTPSVELFCNYVEATYDRLDILINNAAQTVRRPPGFYAHLMENEAKALSDLSPEAQQLLQRQEACLIELRNAGQHLTGPVDTEAMPVSWHKHEAPGLGLRESAKLSQIPYTIDDSLVTQEIFPQGQLDVDLQQVDLRKTNSWRLKIGEINTPEMIEVQLVNAIAPFVLCNKLTPMMKRDNTGKKHIVNVTAMEGKFHRFKKEPRHPHTNMAKAALNMLTHTSASELADHGIYMNAVDTGWVTDEDPVELAKRKENLHDFQPPLDIVDGAARVCDPFIDGINTGKHWCGKFLKDYFPIDW, from the coding sequence ATGAGTGAAAACGAAGAAAAGAAAATTGAAACCCACGAAGACTACCTTGATGAACTCAAGCATCGCTTCACTGATGAAGAGCTTGATAATTGTCTCGAAATTCTTGGTATGTTTGTAGAACATAGTGAGCAACTTGTTCACTTAAGTGAAGAGAAGCGAGTTAAACTTCTAACTTTATCAGGAAGATTATCTCGTCCAGATAGAAAAGAGATTGCTAAACGTCAAAAAGATGTGAAGCGTATTAGAAAGAAAAAGAAGACTCTTGCTGATAGAGAGGCCCGTGCGACTACTGGAATACGTACTGCTCGCGAAGATGCAATTTTTGTTGCTCCAAAGATGATTGGGATGGATCAAGCATCTCTTAATGCTGCACAACCGGAACTTTCCTCTCCACGAAATTGCTATGTTTGTAAGGTAGAGTTTACAAAGCTTCACCACTTCTACGATACAATGTGTATTGATTGTGGGGACTTAAATTATTTTAAGCGTCATCAAAGAACAGATCTGACTGGTCAAGTTGCGCTTATTACTGGTTCGAGACTTAAGATTGGATACCACGCAACTCTTATGATGTTACGTTCTGGAGCTACTGTTATCGCGACAACCCGTTTCCCTGTAGACTCTGCAATAAGATATTCAAAAGAAGAGGATTTCAAAGAATGGGGGCATCGTCTTCATATCCATGGACTTGATCTTCGCCATACGCCATCTGTAGAGTTATTCTGTAACTATGTCGAGGCCACATATGATCGTCTTGATATCTTAATTAATAATGCGGCCCAGACCGTACGTAGACCACCTGGGTTCTATGCACACTTAATGGAAAATGAGGCGAAGGCACTTTCTGATCTTTCTCCAGAAGCGCAACAACTCCTTCAACGTCAAGAGGCGTGTTTGATAGAGCTAAGAAATGCTGGCCAACACTTAACTGGGCCAGTTGATACTGAAGCAATGCCTGTTTCATGGCATAAGCATGAGGCCCCTGGACTTGGACTTCGTGAATCAGCAAAGCTTTCGCAAATCCCATATACAATTGATGACTCTCTTGTTACTCAAGAAATTTTCCCTCAAGGGCAGCTTGATGTAGATTTACAACAGGTAGATCTCAGAAAGACAAATAGCTGGCGTTTGAAAATCGGGGAGATTAATACTCCGGAGATGATTGAAGTTCAACTTGTAAATGCTATCGCTCCGTTTGTTCTTTGTAACAAACTGACGCCGATGATGAAGCGTGACAACACTGGAAAGAAACATATTGTTAACGTAACGGCAATGGAAGGGAAGTTTCACCGTTTTAAGAAAGAGCCAAGGCATCCGCATACAAATATGGCAAAGGCCGCTTTAAATATGTTAACTCACACGTCGGCATCAGAGCTTGCTGATCATGGTATTTATATGAATGCTGTTGATACAGGATGGGTAACTGATGAAGATCCAGTTGAATTAGCAAAAAGAAAAGAAAACCTTCATGACTTTCAACCACCTTTAGATATCGTTGATGGAGCCGCTCGGGTATGTGATCCTTTTATTGATGGTATTAATACTGGTAAGCATTGGTGTGGAAAATTTCTTAAAGACTACTTTCCTATTGATTGGTAG
- a CDS encoding GbsR/MarR family transcriptional regulator has product MQKIEDELFDLLPHFESFFSRVGFKRIDGAIFGLLTFSKDALSSEEIEKVLNLSQSAVSQSLKTLTLYSMIETHDHKEIKRLKLHTVKEDAIQIVSSVIRKRELGHLQEFEKMSMKALQIVGDEKRKSRLGSILVTTQFAKTVSQFLVDLTDEIENPYPIIEKLPQVFNLLKTNMPHLGNAKEQIQNKIMGKLGNWLSNGDIR; this is encoded by the coding sequence ATGCAAAAAATTGAAGATGAACTATTCGATTTACTCCCTCACTTTGAGAGTTTCTTCTCTCGTGTGGGCTTTAAAAGAATTGATGGTGCAATTTTTGGACTACTAACCTTTTCTAAAGATGCATTAAGCTCTGAAGAAATTGAGAAGGTCTTAAATCTTTCACAAAGTGCAGTGTCACAATCTTTAAAGACGCTAACTTTATACTCAATGATTGAGACTCATGATCACAAAGAAATAAAGAGGCTAAAACTTCACACGGTAAAAGAGGATGCTATTCAAATTGTTTCAAGTGTCATTAGAAAGCGTGAGCTTGGTCATCTACAAGAATTTGAAAAGATGAGCATGAAGGCCCTTCAAATAGTTGGAGATGAAAAAAGAAAGTCGCGACTAGGCTCAATTCTTGTAACAACGCAATTTGCGAAAACAGTGAGTCAATTTCTTGTTGACCTCACAGATGAGATTGAAAACCCATACCCTATCATTGAAAAGCTTCCACAGGTATTTAATCTTTTAAAGACTAATATGCCACACCTTGGAAATGCAAAAGAACAAATACAGAACAAAATTATGGGGAAGCTTGGTAACTGGCTTTCAAATGGAGATATCAGATGA